A genomic window from Sandaracinaceae bacterium includes:
- a CDS encoding enoyl-CoA hydratase/isomerase family protein yields the protein MRAMQNGLVRLAVEEGVGHIELSNPPANAYSVEMMRDLDQAILEARFDDDCHVVLLTGAGEKFFCAGADIGMLQAVTPRFKYQFCLHANETMLRIENTSKLVIAALQGHCVGGGLEIALAADLRVAAEGSGKLGLPEVALGVLPGTGGTQRLARMLGKAKAIELMCEGTLVDYDRAAELGLVNHVWDADGFLDRAKEYARSFCPPLKASMAVGHIKRAVQAGAEMSLENGLALERELQQRLFESEDAKEGLAAFNDKRKPEFRGR from the coding sequence ATGAGAGCGATGCAGAACGGCCTCGTGCGCCTCGCCGTGGAAGAGGGCGTCGGCCACATCGAGCTGTCGAACCCGCCCGCGAACGCCTACAGCGTCGAGATGATGCGCGACCTCGATCAGGCGATCCTCGAGGCGCGCTTCGACGACGACTGTCACGTCGTGCTCCTGACCGGCGCCGGAGAGAAGTTCTTTTGCGCGGGCGCGGACATCGGCATGCTCCAGGCGGTCACGCCGCGCTTCAAGTACCAGTTCTGCCTCCACGCGAACGAGACGATGCTGCGCATCGAGAACACCTCGAAGCTCGTCATCGCCGCGCTCCAGGGGCACTGCGTGGGAGGCGGCCTCGAGATCGCGCTCGCCGCGGACCTGCGCGTCGCGGCCGAGGGCTCGGGCAAGCTCGGTCTGCCGGAGGTCGCGCTCGGCGTGCTCCCGGGGACGGGCGGCACGCAGCGTCTCGCCCGGATGCTCGGCAAGGCCAAGGCCATCGAGCTGATGTGCGAGGGCACCCTGGTCGACTACGACCGCGCGGCCGAGCTCGGCCTCGTCAACCACGTCTGGGACGCGGACGGGTTCCTCGACCGCGCCAAGGAGTACGCCCGCTCGTTCTGTCCGCCGCTCAAGGCGTCGATGGCGGTGGGTCACATCAAGCGCGCCGTGCAGGCGGGCGCCGAGATGAGCCTGGAGAACGGCCTCGCCCTCGAGCGCGAGCTGCAGCAGCGGCTCTTCGAG